From the Calderihabitans maritimus genome, the window GCAGCCAGGGCACGCACTGCCGTCGATTTGGCTGTGCCCTTCTCCCCCCGAATCAATACTCCGCTCAATTTGGGATTGACGGCATTAAGGATCAGGGCAAGCTTCATCTCATCCTGTCCAACTATCGCTGTAAAGGGGTAAACATACCTCGAGACTTGTCCCAAAGTTTGTTCCATAATCCTATCCTTCCTTTCTTACATCTTCACATATTTCTAAATTTCGGCCAGGGCACCGTGCACCGCTTCCAGCAAGCGCTCCGCCCGAAGATCATTGAGCTTGTAGTAGTCAGCATCCAAGGCAACCGCCAACTGGTGAGCAAGTCCAAATGAGAGGAACCCGTCGTTTTCGACATCAACTACCAGGCTTCTGATGCGCTCTTCTTCCCTGATCAGTTCAGCTACCTTGAAGGCTTCTGCCAAAGGCCGCTCCTCTCCTAAACTGACGTTGGCCTTTCCGTCAGAAATGATGATCAGCAAAGGGCGCAAATCGGGGTCTTTGAAAAGATGAGCTTTGGCCACTTCGTACGCTTTGAGCAATCCCGCGGAAAGAGGTGTCCGGCCCCCAGTGGGCAACTCCGCCAGAAGCTTTTGAGCACGTTCAACACTGTTCGTCGGAGGCAGAAGCACCTCAGCCCTGTCCCCCCGAAAAGCAACCATCCCCACCCGGTCACGCTTCTGGTAAGCATCTAGAAGCAACGAGAGAACCGCTCCCTTGGCTTCCACCATCCGCTGCTGGGCACCCATCGAACCACTGGCATCAACAACAAAGAGGAGAAAGTTGCCGATCCTTTTTTCCCGAACCTTTTCCCGAAAATCAGAAACTTCGATAACTACCGCAACTCCATCACGCTTCCGCCGCCTCTGGTAAGGTGCCGCAGCCCTCAAGGTGGCATCAAAGGCAAGGTCTTTTCGAGCCCATCTCAAGGTGCTCCGGACATAGCGGCCTGATTTGGTGGCTGTCTGCCCGCGCGACCTCCGGCCCGACCCACGCCGCAACATGCCCTTCTCCTTGAAGCTGATCCTGCGCACCGAGAAAGGTTCGCCTACAGCAAAGATGGTCTCTGGAGCATCCCGCGGGGGAGTCGGCTGGGGAGGTAAGTCCTTTTGTTCTTCCTGCTGGCTTTCCTCCATCTCAGGAGGAGACTGCTCCTGTTGCTCTTGGCTCTCCTGCTGGTCTTCCTCTTCTTCTGTGTTTTCGGGCTCCTCCAATTCCTCAGGTTCGGGAGGCTCCGGCTGCTGAGGAGGAGGCGCTTCCCGCATCCGGTGAGGTAAGACAAATTCCGCAGCTTCGTAAACATCCTCAGCAGTTACTTCCCGCCT encodes:
- a CDS encoding putative cobaltochelatase — protein: MALFLFATVLLERKSHFSLVVGKGGLKVLGEDEKLQENKSGRYVFPFTALLGQEKMKKALLLNAVNPHLGGVLIRGEKGTAKSTAVRALAALLPEIPVVPGCPYQCNPFEPHKLCSCCLSRYAAGESLPVVWRRVQVVDLPVSATEDRVVGSLDFEYAVKHGGRRFEPGLLARAHRGILYIDEVNLLDDHLVDLLLDAAASGVNFVEREGISYSHPAEFILVGTMNPEEGELRPQLLDRFGLCVQVEGETDPAVRVEIIKRREAFDQDPLGFLAQWAEEEERVRQAIIAAQRLLPEVVISPELEELVTRVCTEARVAGHRADLVMAATARTLAAWYGRREVTAEDVYEAAEFVLPHRMREAPPPQQPEPPEPEELEEPENTEEEEDQQESQEQQEQSPPEMEESQQEEQKDLPPQPTPPRDAPETIFAVGEPFSVRRISFKEKGMLRRGSGRRSRGQTATKSGRYVRSTLRWARKDLAFDATLRAAAPYQRRRKRDGVAVVIEVSDFREKVREKRIGNFLLFVVDASGSMGAQQRMVEAKGAVLSLLLDAYQKRDRVGMVAFRGDRAEVLLPPTNSVERAQKLLAELPTGGRTPLSAGLLKAYEVAKAHLFKDPDLRPLLIIISDGKANVSLGEERPLAEAFKVAELIREEERIRSLVVDVENDGFLSFGLAHQLAVALDADYYKLNDLRAERLLEAVHGALAEI